In Abditibacteriota bacterium, a genomic segment contains:
- the uppS gene encoding di-trans,poly-cis-decaprenylcistransferase, which yields MDYTPSADIDLQNIPRHIAIIMDGNGRWAKARHMPRLYGHGNGYRAIRPVVEACCELNVSVLSLYAFSSENWKRSQHEVSGLMALLRTALKQQYKYMKEYGIRFTVSGRAEEIAEPYRTIMQDAIDYTADCSKLTLNLCFNYGGRNEIADAARTLAEKCLSGELKPEDIDEGALCGAMYHPEFPDPELLIRTGGEMRLSNFLLWEAAYSELVCTSVLWPDFSPQVLEDCIRQYQKRTRKFGDAK from the coding sequence ATGGACTACACACCTTCGGCGGACATAGACCTGCAGAATATACCCCGGCATATAGCCATCATCATGGACGGCAACGGCAGATGGGCCAAGGCCCGTCATATGCCCCGGCTCTACGGCCACGGCAACGGCTACAGGGCCATCAGGCCCGTGGTGGAGGCCTGCTGTGAGCTGAACGTCAGCGTGCTGTCGCTCTACGCTTTTTCCTCCGAAAACTGGAAGCGTTCGCAGCACGAGGTGTCGGGCCTCATGGCTCTGCTGCGCACCGCTCTGAAGCAGCAGTACAAGTACATGAAGGAGTACGGCATCCGGTTCACCGTGTCCGGAAGGGCAGAGGAGATAGCCGAGCCCTACAGGACCATCATGCAGGACGCCATCGACTATACGGCCGACTGCTCCAAGCTGACTCTCAATCTGTGCTTCAACTACGGGGGCCGCAACGAGATAGCCGACGCTGCCCGGACCCTGGCGGAGAAGTGCCTGTCCGGCGAGCTGAAGCCGGAGGACATAGACGAGGGGGCCCTGTGCGGGGCCATGTATCACCCCGAGTTCCCGGACCCGGAGCTCTTGATCCGCACGGGCGGAGAGATGCGTCTCTCCAACTTTTTGCTGTGGGAGGCCGCCTATTCCGAGCTGGTGTGCACCTCGGTGCTGTGGCCGGACTTTTCGCCCCAGGTGCTGGAGGATTGCATCAGGCAGTATCAAAAAAGGACCCGCAAATTCGGCGACGCCAAATGA
- a CDS encoding TolC family protein has translation MRIKSIIAVICVLFLCSVLCAQESDPGADTPGGEIDLDQAVVIAVAKSPALAASTYGVDIAKFELNKVKKATNPTVSASTGYTRQGPGSAMMADQKGTVSGTVSMPIDITGSFKKAIKAQTASYDATRFAFETSLCALIYNVKASFFNVLSKQDQLAVAESSLAVSKANLEKVQNEVEVGTKPKFDLTRQEYDVVSREGAVTASRDAYAQALNSFNNLLGVTGSAVYIPKRSDDYFNTSLQGIDPEKDDLINIALVSRPEVKQANRLVEGQDLYIDVVKGKYLPSFSVSGSYNKQLLETDINGKYSWNAMANLAIPIFSGGIAKDEVASAEAAKAQADSSRLGIMQSVSTEVMNALLALNTSRDQINTCQKAVDLAREAQEIAQLRYDEQLGTFLDVQTAMDNTFSAENNLIAAKYAYIINIYNLEKALGRQREIDSLVSELWEEE, from the coding sequence ATGAGGATCAAAAGTATTATTGCCGTGATCTGCGTCCTGTTCCTGTGCAGCGTGTTGTGCGCTCAGGAAAGCGACCCGGGGGCGGACACTCCCGGCGGTGAAATAGACCTGGACCAGGCGGTAGTAATAGCTGTTGCCAAGTCACCCGCTCTGGCCGCTTCCACCTATGGCGTGGACATAGCCAAATTCGAGCTGAACAAGGTCAAAAAGGCCACCAACCCTACGGTGAGCGCTTCCACCGGCTACACCCGGCAGGGGCCCGGCTCCGCTATGATGGCGGATCAGAAGGGCACTGTCAGCGGCACCGTATCCATGCCCATAGACATCACCGGCTCCTTCAAAAAGGCCATCAAGGCCCAGACTGCCTCCTATGACGCCACCCGCTTTGCTTTTGAGACCAGCCTGTGCGCTCTCATCTACAACGTGAAGGCTTCCTTTTTCAACGTCCTGAGCAAGCAGGATCAGCTGGCTGTGGCGGAGTCTTCCCTGGCTGTGAGCAAGGCCAATCTGGAAAAGGTGCAAAACGAGGTGGAGGTGGGCACCAAGCCCAAGTTCGACCTGACCCGGCAGGAATACGACGTGGTCTCCCGTGAAGGCGCAGTCACCGCCAGCCGGGACGCCTACGCCCAGGCCCTCAACTCCTTCAACAATCTGCTGGGAGTCACCGGCTCCGCGGTGTATATCCCCAAGCGCAGCGACGACTATTTCAACACCTCTCTTCAGGGCATCGACCCCGAAAAGGACGACCTCATCAACATCGCTCTGGTGTCCCGTCCCGAGGTCAAGCAGGCCAACAGGCTGGTGGAGGGACAGGATCTGTATATAGACGTGGTGAAGGGCAAGTATCTGCCTTCCTTCAGCGTCAGCGGCTCCTACAACAAGCAGCTGCTGGAGACGGACATCAACGGCAAATACAGCTGGAACGCCATGGCCAACCTGGCCATCCCCATCTTCTCCGGGGGAATAGCCAAGGACGAAGTGGCTTCGGCAGAGGCCGCCAAGGCTCAGGCAGACAGCAGCCGTCTCGGCATCATGCAGAGCGTGTCCACCGAGGTCATGAATGCTCTTCTGGCCCTGAATACTTCCCGGGATCAGATCAACACCTGCCAAAAGGCGGTGGACCTGGCCAGGGAGGCCCAGGAGATAGCCCAGCTGCGCTATGACGAGCAGCTCGGCACCTTCCTGGACGTGCAGACTGCCATGGACAACACCTTCTCCGCAGAGAACAATCTCATCGCGGCGAAATACGCATACATCATCAACATTTACAATCTGGAAAAGGCTCTGGGGCGCCAAAGAGAGATCGACAGCCTCGTGAGCGAGCTGTGGGAGGAAGAATAA
- a CDS encoding efflux RND transporter periplasmic adaptor subunit, producing the protein MSKKIIAAIVVLVIIVGGLVGFSIARRPAPRAKTIDENKEENGYPVTVETVQMGSIDQFVSLTGKISALDKQVITSKVGGKVASVSVREGEAVRAGQVLVTLEQEDYLNALKQAEANLKQARAQLQTGITDKKNTVISNDVTVKNAKASVKSAEQALELAKKPFKSHEIIQAENAVSSAKQQLEKAKADEARYKALFDKGAVSRSDYESMSLAATLAQNTYDSAVQALQNLQDQGRQESIVQAEQALEMARQNLRSAEANAQAVVMKDDTIKVLKANVDIAQTAVDSAKYNLSNTKIISKINGILSTRTVEPGQTIGAGSSLGEVVSGTQLFYLADVSEVDVRNVKQGQEVDVQLDAVPGRVFTGRIGAIYPVADSSTRMFPVRVVLDNDSQIKSGMFAKGKVATGAHDNVMLIPNGALVRADGDVAVYKAVEGNTKARKILVEIVSADDLNSEVKVLTGSLSAGDSIVVNGKDSLSDESKIYIDKK; encoded by the coding sequence ATGAGCAAGAAGATAATTGCCGCGATAGTGGTTTTAGTGATCATCGTGGGCGGCTTGGTGGGCTTTTCCATAGCCCGTCGGCCGGCGCCGAGAGCCAAGACCATAGATGAAAACAAGGAAGAAAACGGCTATCCCGTGACCGTGGAGACCGTCCAAATGGGCTCCATAGACCAGTTCGTGTCTCTGACCGGCAAGATCTCCGCTCTGGACAAGCAGGTCATCACCTCCAAGGTGGGAGGCAAGGTAGCCTCCGTGTCCGTCCGCGAGGGCGAGGCCGTCCGGGCGGGGCAGGTGCTGGTGACCCTGGAGCAGGAGGATTATCTGAACGCTCTCAAGCAGGCCGAGGCCAACCTGAAGCAGGCCCGGGCCCAGCTGCAGACCGGCATCACCGACAAGAAGAACACCGTGATCTCCAACGACGTCACAGTCAAAAATGCCAAGGCTTCCGTGAAGAGCGCCGAGCAGGCTCTGGAGCTGGCCAAAAAGCCCTTCAAGAGCCATGAGATCATCCAGGCGGAGAATGCCGTGAGCAGCGCCAAGCAGCAGCTGGAAAAGGCCAAGGCCGACGAAGCCCGCTACAAGGCCTTGTTCGACAAGGGCGCCGTTTCCCGCAGCGACTATGAGAGCATGAGCCTGGCAGCCACCCTGGCCCAGAACACCTACGACTCCGCAGTCCAGGCCCTGCAGAACCTGCAGGATCAGGGCCGCCAGGAGAGCATAGTCCAGGCCGAGCAGGCTCTGGAGATGGCCCGTCAGAATCTCCGCAGCGCCGAGGCCAACGCCCAGGCGGTGGTGATGAAGGACGACACCATCAAGGTGCTGAAGGCCAACGTGGACATAGCCCAGACCGCTGTGGACTCGGCCAAATACAACCTGTCCAATACCAAGATAATATCCAAGATCAACGGCATACTTTCCACCCGCACCGTGGAGCCCGGCCAGACCATCGGCGCCGGCTCTTCCCTGGGCGAGGTGGTCTCCGGCACCCAGCTGTTTTACCTGGCGGACGTGTCCGAGGTGGACGTGCGCAACGTGAAGCAGGGGCAGGAGGTGGACGTGCAGCTGGACGCCGTGCCCGGCAGAGTCTTCACCGGCAGGATCGGCGCCATCTATCCCGTGGCCGACTCCTCCACCAGAATGTTCCCCGTGAGAGTGGTGCTGGACAATGACAGCCAGATCAAGTCCGGCATGTTTGCCAAGGGCAAGGTAGCCACCGGAGCCCATGACAACGTGATGCTCATACCCAACGGCGCCCTGGTAAGGGCGGACGGCGACGTGGCCGTCTACAAGGCGGTGGAAGGCAACACCAAGGCCAGGAAGATACTGGTGGAGATAGTGTCCGCCGACGACCTCAACAGCGAGGTCAAGGTGCTGACCGGCTCCCTCTCCGCCGGAGACAGCATAGTGGTCAACGGAAAGGACTCCCTTTCCGACGAGAGCAAGATATACATAGACAAGAAATAG